ATCAGGTGGTACTCCTGCTTCGACGGGTCGTCCGCCCACTCGGGATCGAGCGCCGAGTAGGCGTAGCGGGACCAGCGCCCCGGGGCGGTGCGCGGCCAACCGGTTTCATGCAGCTCCGTACCGAACGGCAGCGCCTTCAGGTTCTTCATGGTGGCGGGAGTGCCGTCGCGTCCGACCAGCCCCATCTGCAACTCCTCCGGGGTGAGGTAGCGCCATTCGATGCCCTCGCGGCGCCCGCCGACGATCTGCTGAACCTCCGGATCGGACTGGTGGAAGTAGTCGAGATACTGGGCGATCACCTGCGGATGGCGGGCCTGGTTGGTGATCTCCGCCTGGTAGCGCATGGAGAACGGAAAGAACGACGCCTGCTTGGTGCCGTCCGGGCCGGTCAGCGGCGCCACCGCCTTGAAACCGGCAAAGCGGCCGGTGCCGGCTCCGTTGATGGTCAACACGCCAAACCAGCCGGAGGGATACGCGCCCACCATCTCGGCGTCGGGATTCTCCACCAACTGGCGGGTCTCCTCGCGCCGCCACACGAACGTCTCCTCGGCGAGCAGCCCCTCGGACGCCAGGCGGTGCATGTACTTCAAGCCCTCGCGCCACTCCGGCGTGTCGGCCACGAAGCGCACCTTGTCACCGTCGCGCTCCAGGAACGAGCCGTAGTTGTTCAGGTGCTGCGGCATCACCGTGTAGACGAACGAGTTCATCAGGAAGCCGAACGGATCGGTCCGCCAGCTCGTGGTGGCGCCGATCAGCGGCACCTCGTCCGCCTTGCCGTTGCCGTTGGGATCCTGCTCCTTGAACGCCTTGAGCACGTTGTAGAAGTCCTCGGTGGTTTCCGGCCAGTCCAGGCCGAGCTTGTCCACCCATGGCTTGTACAGCCACATCTTCACCGAGTACTGGCAGTGGAAGCAGTTGGCTTCGAGGTCGACGGTGGAGTAGATGTTGCCGTCCGGCATGGTGAGGCGGTCGGCGACTTCCGGCTCTTCCTCCAGCCGCTGCTTGTACTCCGGCATGCGCGCGTCGATCAGGTCGTTGAGCGCCAGGAAGGTGCCGTTGCGGCCATGCGTGAACACCTGCTGCGCGGTGAGCGTGCCGTGCGGAATGAGCAGCTCGGGCAGATCGCCGGAGGCGAGGATCAGGTTGAACCGCTCCTGCGCGTTGTTGGCCTCGATCATCTCGAGGAAGTCCACGCGGATGCCCGTAAGGTCGGCGATGTAGTCGGCGAACCACACGTCGTCCGGGTTGCCGGTCGAGGTGCTGGAGCTGTAGTAGGCCACCGCGGTGAACGAGTAGGGCTCGTTCACGACCGGATAGGTGCCGGGCGGATTGAGCGCCGGACCCTCCCCGGCCGCGCCTTCGCCGTCGCCGCCCGCAAAGGCGAATACCGCCAGCGCCGCCAGCGCCAACACGAGAATGACTCTCTTCATGCAAAGTCTCCTTTGGGTGCCGTGAGCACCGGTTGTAAATATGTTCGGCCCCCAATGTCGGCTGCCGGGCACCCGCGTGTCAATGCGGCCGGCGCCGTCGCGCCAATCGCGCCTGGCCCTTGATGGCACCGATCATCACCCCGCGCACGAAGTGCTTCTGAACGAACGGATAGGCGCGCCGCCGGGCATAGCACGATTCGACTCCTATCCCTTGATGGCACCGATCATCACCCCGCGTACGAAGTGCTTCTGAACGAACGGATAGGCGCGCCGCCGGGCGCAGCACGATTCGACTCCTATCCCTTGATAGCGCCGATCATCACCCCGCGTACGAAGTGCTTCTGAACGAACGGATAGGCGGCAAGGACCGGCGCCGTGGCGATGATGATCAGGGCAAACTGAATCAGGCTCTGCAGAAACGCGCGCTGCTGCAGCGCCTCCAGCTCCTCGGGGGTGGCCGACGCCATCAGATCGCTCAGCGCGGCCGGCGAGTTGAGCACCAGGATGTCGCGCAGCACCAGTTGCAGCGGCTTGAGCTCGCTGCGCCGCAGGTAGATCAGCGCGTTGAAGAACTGGTTCCAGTGCCCGACCGCGTAGAACAGCGAGATGACGGCGATGATCGGCCCCGACAGCGGCAGCACGATCATCATCAGCATGCGGATGTTGGACGCGCCGTCCACGCGCGCCGCCTCGTACAGCTCCGTGGGGATGGAGGACTGCAGGAAGGTGCGCGTGATGATGACGTTGTAGACCGCGATCGCCCACGGGATGATCATCACCGCGCGCGTGTCGATCAGGCCCAGGCTGCGGATCAGCAGGTAGGTAGGGATGAGGCCGCCGTGGAAGAACAGCGTGAAGGTAAAGGCGAACATGATCAGGTTGCGGCCCACGAAGTCGCGGCGCGACAGCGGATAGGCGATGATCATCGTCATGAATACGTTCAGCGCCGTTCCGAACACCGTGTAAATGATCGTGTTGTAGTAGCCGACCCACACTTCGCCGAACTCGAACACCGCCATGTACCCTTCCAGCGAGGGATTGATCGGCCACAGGATCACGCGGCCCGCCATGACCGCGAGCTTGTCCGAGAAGCTCGAGCTCAGGATGTAGATGAGCGGATAGATGACCAGCACGAACACGATGGTGAGCACGATGAAGTCGAGCACGTAGAACAGCCGGTCTTCCTTCGAGTAGCGGATGCCGCCCGCACCGGTGAGTGCCTTCAGCACGTGCAGCCTACCAGAGCGAGGTATCGGACACCCGCCGGGCGATCCGGTTCACCG
This region of Spirochaetaceae bacterium genomic DNA includes:
- a CDS encoding carbohydrate ABC transporter permease, which gives rise to MLKALTGAGGIRYSKEDRLFYVLDFIVLTIVFVLVIYPLIYILSSSFSDKLAVMAGRVILWPINPSLEGYMAVFEFGEVWVGYYNTIIYTVFGTALNVFMTMIIAYPLSRRDFVGRNLIMFAFTFTLFFHGGLIPTYLLIRSLGLIDTRAVMIIPWAIAVYNVIITRTFLQSSIPTELYEAARVDGASNIRMLMMIVLPLSGPIIAVISLFYAVGHWNQFFNALIYLRRSELKPLQLVLRDILVLNSPAALSDLMASATPEELEALQQRAFLQSLIQFALIIIATAPVLAAYPFVQKHFVRGVMIGAIKG